A region of Candidatus Methylomirabilota bacterium DNA encodes the following proteins:
- a CDS encoding sulfite oxidase — translation MSKRQDGALTRRGFLIATGVAALGAGLRGGASAQPPPAPIAGKEKLIVRSGRPVNLEARLADLKDYYTPEELFYVRNNYDAAPIDPAQWSLKIEGEVGNPVVLGLADLRKLPMLTQDVTLECAGNGRSFHRPRASGIQWEHGAVGNAAWKGVRLADVLALATPTASAQHVAFDGADTPPTPQAPDFIRSVPMWKALERHTMIALEMGGKPIPHLHGGPARVVVPGFVGSASIKWLERIMLLTEEFNGFYMKSNYTAPRADNDKEIYSLQSLEVKSVIVGPADGARLPAGRTPVWGWAWSGEGELTGLDVSTDGGQTWTPGKFTGPWGRYSWRKWEHEWDAKAGTHTVMARATDSLGRVQPTTRAFNRLGYRWNVIHAVKVDVA, via the coding sequence ATGAGCAAGCGTCAGGACGGAGCCCTCACTCGACGTGGGTTCCTCATCGCCACCGGCGTCGCCGCGCTGGGCGCCGGCCTCCGGGGCGGCGCATCGGCTCAGCCGCCCCCGGCGCCGATCGCCGGCAAGGAGAAACTGATCGTCAGGAGCGGCCGCCCCGTGAATCTGGAGGCGCGGCTCGCGGACCTGAAGGATTACTACACGCCCGAAGAGCTCTTCTACGTCCGGAACAACTACGACGCGGCGCCGATCGATCCGGCGCAGTGGTCCCTGAAGATCGAGGGCGAGGTGGGCAACCCCGTCGTCCTCGGTCTCGCCGACCTCCGGAAGCTCCCGATGCTCACCCAGGACGTCACGCTCGAGTGCGCCGGCAATGGTCGATCGTTCCACAGGCCGCGCGCCTCCGGCATCCAGTGGGAGCACGGGGCGGTCGGCAACGCGGCGTGGAAGGGCGTGCGCCTGGCGGACGTGCTGGCGCTGGCGACGCCAACGGCGTCGGCGCAGCACGTCGCCTTCGACGGCGCGGACACGCCGCCGACGCCCCAGGCCCCAGACTTCATCCGGAGCGTTCCGATGTGGAAGGCCCTCGAGCGCCACACGATGATCGCGCTCGAGATGGGGGGCAAGCCGATCCCGCATCTCCACGGCGGGCCGGCCCGCGTGGTGGTGCCGGGCTTCGTCGGTTCGGCGTCCATCAAGTGGCTCGAGCGCATCATGCTCCTCACCGAGGAGTTCAACGGCTTCTACATGAAGTCGAACTACACGGCACCGCGCGCCGACAACGACAAGGAGATCTACTCGCTCCAGTCCCTCGAGGTGAAGTCGGTGATCGTCGGGCCGGCCGACGGCGCGAGGCTCCCGGCCGGACGCACGCCGGTCTGGGGCTGGGCGTGGAGCGGCGAGGGCGAGCTCACCGGCCTCGACGTCTCGACCGATGGCGGCCAGACCTGGACGCCGGGAAAGTTCACCGGGCCCTGGGGCCGCTACTCCTGGCGGAAGTGGGAACACGAGTGGGACGCGAAGGCGGGGACCCACACCGTCATGGCGCGCGCGACGGACAGTCTGGGACGGGTCCAGCCGACGACCCGCGCGTTCAACCGGCTCGGCTACCGCTGGAACGTGATCCACGCGGTCAAGGTCGATGTGGCGTAG
- a CDS encoding S41 family peptidase, with the protein MRARVLAVVLVLVLALCAPPASAQSGTLALTSAVAGVEVWVDEQRVGELTPDAPLVIPNLSTGSHRVVAKRGTRTWERAVPVTADERTSVEIQIDLTGQAPALARLTEVASLVDSMYVVAPDFDQFRLGALRGLEKLLPEGSLAVVTTAEGTAITYRGPPPGGNTRILFAAPAERETVLRDLVFVAGLAREAAPAVQLGALEQTLLQGGLGALDVHSAFLNRDTYRDMQVDISGTFVGIGIELTRKDEALSVLAPIEGTPAHRAGLQTGDQIVSIDGTSAAGMALPDAVKRIRGRAGTKVTLGILREGWDAPRDFEITREQIRVHSVQSRELEPGIGYVRIRQFQEKTAADLEDALAGWKSGALQGLVLDLRNNPGGLLTAAVGVAQKFLDQGRLVVYTQGRVKNQNARLMANGKRAYTDFPIAVLVNGGSASASEIVAGALQDWGRAVLVGNRTFGKGSVQTIIPLSDGTGLRLTTARYYTPKGRSIDGTGLEPETIVAAGDAAGQATAADPQLQQALAELRTRIAEHQGR; encoded by the coding sequence GTGAGAGCTCGGGTCCTCGCCGTCGTCCTCGTCCTCGTGCTGGCGCTCTGCGCGCCCCCCGCCTCCGCCCAGTCCGGGACGCTCGCGCTCACCTCGGCCGTCGCTGGGGTCGAGGTATGGGTCGACGAGCAGCGCGTCGGCGAGCTCACGCCGGACGCCCCGCTCGTCATCCCGAACCTCTCCACCGGCTCGCACCGGGTCGTCGCGAAGAGGGGCACCCGCACCTGGGAACGCGCCGTCCCGGTCACGGCCGACGAGCGCACGAGCGTCGAGATCCAGATCGACCTGACGGGACAGGCGCCCGCGCTCGCGCGCCTGACCGAGGTCGCTTCCCTCGTGGACTCGATGTACGTGGTCGCGCCCGACTTCGACCAGTTCCGGCTCGGCGCGCTCCGCGGCCTCGAGAAGCTCCTGCCCGAGGGATCGCTCGCCGTCGTCACCACGGCCGAGGGCACCGCGATCACCTACCGCGGCCCGCCGCCCGGGGGCAACACGCGCATCCTCTTCGCGGCGCCGGCGGAGCGCGAGACCGTGCTGCGCGACCTCGTCTTCGTCGCGGGCCTCGCCCGCGAGGCCGCGCCGGCCGTCCAGCTCGGGGCGCTCGAGCAGACGCTGCTCCAGGGAGGGCTCGGCGCCCTCGACGTCCACTCCGCGTTCCTCAACCGGGACACCTACCGGGACATGCAGGTCGACATCAGCGGCACGTTCGTCGGCATCGGCATCGAGCTGACGCGCAAGGACGAGGCGCTGAGCGTGCTCGCGCCCATCGAGGGCACGCCCGCCCACCGGGCGGGGCTCCAGACGGGGGACCAGATCGTCAGCATCGACGGGACCTCCGCCGCCGGCATGGCGTTGCCCGACGCGGTCAAGCGCATCCGGGGCCGGGCGGGCACCAAGGTGACGCTCGGGATCCTGCGCGAGGGCTGGGACGCGCCGCGCGATTTCGAGATCACGCGCGAGCAGATCCGCGTGCACTCGGTGCAGAGCCGCGAGCTCGAGCCCGGGATCGGTTACGTGCGGATCCGCCAGTTTCAGGAGAAGACCGCGGCCGACCTCGAGGACGCGCTCGCCGGCTGGAAGAGCGGCGCGCTCCAGGGCCTCGTGCTCGACCTCCGGAACAATCCCGGAGGGCTGCTCACGGCCGCCGTGGGCGTGGCCCAGAAGTTCCTCGACCAGGGGCGGCTCGTCGTCTACACGCAGGGGCGGGTCAAGAACCAGAACGCGCGCCTCATGGCGAACGGCAAGCGCGCGTACACGGACTTTCCGATCGCGGTGCTCGTCAACGGCGGCAGCGCCTCGGCGTCGGAGATCGTCGCGGGCGCGCTCCAGGACTGGGGACGGGCCGTGCTGGTCGGCAACAGGACGTTCGGCAAGGGCTCCGTGCAGACGATTATTCCGCTCTCCGATGGCACCGGGCTCCGGCTGACCACGGCGCGTTACTACACGCCGAAGGGCCGCTCCATCGACGGCACCGGCCTCGAGCCCGAGACCATCGTGGCCGCCGGCGACGCCGCGGGGCAGGCGACCGCGGCGGATCCCCAGCTCCAGCAAGCGCTCGCGGAGCTGCGGACGCGGATCGCCGAGCATCAGGGCCGCTGA